Proteins encoded in a region of the Acidobacteriota bacterium genome:
- a CDS encoding cyclic nucleotide-binding domain-containing protein, which produces MEYLIHLGYVITLCALLARDILLLRTLLVVAQLIVGTYAFSRGILPIGLWNSLFACINVVWVVVILLDRRRIQLPAGLQPIYDRHFTALSTREFLRWWALGTRDTMRDARLASNGVQPESLYFLLKGTVRVQRRQTMVTELPAGFFVAEMSLLTGHPANADVDAVGEIEVMRWPAQELLALRDRSPGLWIKIQSVLGFDLVEKILRGDERLASH; this is translated from the coding sequence ATGGAATACCTGATTCATCTCGGCTACGTCATCACCCTCTGCGCCCTGCTGGCCCGCGACATTCTGCTACTGCGAACCCTGCTGGTCGTCGCGCAACTCATCGTCGGCACCTACGCCTTCTCCCGCGGCATCCTGCCGATCGGATTGTGGAACTCGCTCTTTGCGTGCATCAACGTGGTCTGGGTCGTCGTGATCCTCCTTGACCGCCGCCGAATCCAGCTGCCGGCAGGCCTTCAGCCTATTTATGACCGGCACTTCACCGCGCTCAGCACCCGCGAATTCCTGCGGTGGTGGGCGCTGGGCACACGCGACACGATGCGCGACGCACGGCTGGCGTCGAACGGCGTCCAGCCAGAGTCGCTCTACTTCCTCCTCAAGGGTACCGTTCGGGTGCAACGCCGGCAGACGATGGTGACGGAGCTTCCGGCCGGGTTTTTTGTGGCGGAGATGAGTCTCTTGACGGGCCACCCGGCCAACGCCGATGTGGACGCCGTTGGAGAGATCGAAGTCATGCGCTGGCCGGCGCAGGAGTTGCTGGCTCTCCGGGACCGCAGCCCCGGACTGTGGATCAAGATTCAGTCGGTGCTCGGATTCGATCTGGTGGAGAAAATTCTGCGCGGCGACGAGCGGCTGGCGTCACATTAG
- a CDS encoding PadR family transcriptional regulator, producing MTKTAAPDLLPGTLDLLILRTLQTEPMHGWAISERIEQISRDVLQINQGSLYPALHRLEHQDWIEAEWKTSELGRRAKYYHLTPSGRRQLAREADEWTRLAMAIDRVMKLA from the coding sequence ATGACCAAGACCGCTGCTCCGGACCTATTGCCAGGCACGCTGGATTTGCTGATTCTCAGGACGCTGCAGACCGAGCCTATGCACGGCTGGGCCATCTCGGAACGCATCGAGCAGATTTCCAGGGACGTCCTCCAAATCAACCAGGGCTCGCTCTACCCTGCGCTCCATCGTCTTGAGCACCAGGACTGGATCGAGGCCGAGTGGAAGACCTCGGAGCTGGGGCGACGCGCGAAGTACTACCACCTCACACCCTCGGGCCGCCGCCAGCTTGCGAGAGAAGCCGACGAATGGACGCGCCTCGCAATGGCGATCGACCGCGTAATGAAGCTCGCCTGA
- a CDS encoding ABC transporter permease, producing the protein MTLRDLYLRLRAIVRPQPVERELDEELAFHIDREAARLAAAGADPAEAQRLARRRFGSVALVADQCRDERRTAFVDTTVRDVKYAFREFRRAPLTAFTITATIALGLGIVAVVFMFYSAMFLRADDVPEPDRLFEVRRPPEPGAGAWVAFTRPDYEALRSQTTVFTDSVAMLNGVAARVDGRTFNGTLVTSNFFETIGAAPLLGRTLGRGDDEQPGSEPVIVLSHRGWTQFFERDPNVVGRSVELNGHPYQVVGVMAAGFRGLGITPPDFWTPLGRLSHLRQSSSGKEDSYAIDIVGRLKPDVSVEAATAALSAWAVANPALKEAGGRPKSIRLVARRGSLPISALDGLLGFAPLFLAFGLILLIGCANVANLLLARGLARQREIGIRLSLGASRRLIIRQLLTESLLLASVSAAGGLLVARLTLDAAVRVATAVMPPELSELISLAALAADWRVFVFLAGGAVFATVLFGLAPAIQSTRVELIRTMRGEITRDARPGRARNALVAVQVSASALLLIAAAVFLRGMMSASAAQPGLRTQDTVLLEMTNEHRRAGLLQAVGSDSSVALVGAAWPFGIGGTLAEANGVPVEFKFASPEYFEVFGLTVVRGRLFTKAERQASAGVVVISETVARRIWPDRDAVGQTMTLDPFERKGVERLGQDVVTPELSSRSLTVVGVVRDARVGHGMFEMVDAGVYVPIDASSAGASLVLRVNGDPDQARRALIERLTPVDPAMGRITTVRTMAGFAGNVLALASSVAVALGVLALGLTVSGLYSVLSYVVARRTREIGVRMALGATKGRVARLVLSQSFGPVGVGIGAGAALAALLAAALLSTSASAEINGMVRVFDPLAYLGSAAAIVVACAIAAAVPAIRAARIDPMTTLKQE; encoded by the coding sequence ATGACCCTCAGAGACCTGTACCTGCGCCTTCGCGCCATCGTCCGGCCTCAGCCGGTGGAGCGGGAACTCGACGAGGAACTGGCGTTCCACATCGATCGCGAGGCCGCCAGACTGGCCGCCGCCGGTGCCGACCCCGCCGAGGCTCAGCGACTCGCGCGCCGGCGGTTTGGCTCAGTCGCGCTTGTGGCGGACCAGTGCCGCGACGAGCGCCGCACCGCCTTTGTGGATACCACCGTCCGCGACGTCAAATACGCGTTCCGCGAGTTCAGGCGCGCGCCGCTGACCGCATTCACCATCACCGCCACGATTGCGCTTGGGCTCGGCATCGTCGCGGTCGTCTTCATGTTCTATTCCGCCATGTTCCTCCGTGCCGACGACGTGCCGGAGCCCGACCGGCTCTTTGAGGTGCGGCGGCCACCTGAGCCTGGCGCGGGAGCCTGGGTGGCCTTCACCCGGCCCGACTACGAGGCGCTCCGAAGCCAGACCACAGTCTTCACGGACTCGGTCGCCATGCTCAATGGCGTCGCGGCTCGTGTGGATGGCCGGACATTCAACGGCACGCTGGTCACCTCCAACTTCTTCGAGACCATTGGCGCCGCCCCATTGCTGGGCCGCACCCTTGGCCGCGGTGACGATGAACAGCCGGGCAGCGAGCCGGTGATCGTGCTGAGCCATCGCGGCTGGACGCAGTTCTTCGAGCGTGACCCGAACGTTGTAGGCCGTTCCGTGGAACTCAATGGACACCCGTATCAAGTGGTCGGCGTGATGGCTGCGGGCTTCCGCGGTCTGGGAATCACACCTCCCGACTTCTGGACTCCACTCGGCCGCCTCTCGCACCTTCGTCAGTCGTCGTCCGGCAAGGAAGATTCGTACGCCATCGACATCGTCGGCCGCCTGAAGCCGGATGTCTCGGTTGAGGCCGCCACAGCGGCGCTCTCCGCCTGGGCGGTGGCCAATCCCGCACTCAAGGAAGCGGGGGGCCGTCCGAAGTCGATCAGGCTGGTGGCCAGGCGAGGGTCGCTCCCAATCAGCGCGCTCGACGGCCTGCTGGGGTTCGCGCCACTCTTTCTCGCGTTCGGGCTCATCCTTCTTATCGGTTGTGCCAACGTGGCCAACCTGTTGCTCGCGCGGGGGCTCGCGCGTCAGCGCGAGATCGGTATCCGCCTCTCACTCGGTGCATCGCGACGGCTCATTATCCGGCAGCTGCTGACCGAGAGCCTGCTGCTCGCGTCGGTGTCGGCCGCGGGCGGCCTGCTCGTGGCAAGGTTGACGCTCGACGCGGCGGTCCGCGTGGCCACGGCGGTAATGCCGCCGGAGCTCAGCGAGCTCATCAGCCTTGCTGCCCTGGCAGCCGACTGGCGGGTGTTTGTGTTTCTTGCAGGCGGCGCGGTGTTCGCCACGGTGCTGTTCGGTCTGGCCCCCGCGATTCAATCCACGCGAGTCGAGCTGATCAGGACGATGCGCGGAGAGATTACGAGGGATGCGCGACCAGGCCGGGCGCGCAACGCGCTGGTCGCGGTTCAGGTGTCGGCGTCTGCGCTGCTGCTGATTGCAGCGGCCGTCTTCCTGCGCGGCATGATGTCGGCGTCGGCAGCGCAGCCAGGACTTCGGACGCAAGACACCGTTCTTCTCGAGATGACGAATGAACACCGCCGTGCGGGGCTGCTGCAAGCGGTCGGGAGCGATTCGTCAGTGGCACTCGTGGGGGCCGCGTGGCCGTTCGGCATCGGCGGCACGTTGGCAGAAGCGAATGGAGTGCCGGTCGAGTTCAAGTTCGCCTCGCCTGAATACTTCGAGGTGTTCGGGCTTACCGTCGTACGCGGACGCCTCTTCACCAAAGCGGAACGTCAGGCATCGGCTGGCGTTGTGGTCATTTCCGAGACCGTCGCCCGGAGAATCTGGCCCGACCGCGATGCCGTGGGCCAGACGATGACGCTTGACCCATTTGAGCGAAAGGGCGTCGAGCGGCTCGGCCAGGACGTGGTGACGCCCGAGTTGTCGAGCCGATCCCTCACGGTGGTGGGTGTGGTCCGGGACGCACGGGTCGGCCATGGGATGTTCGAGATGGTGGATGCCGGCGTCTACGTGCCGATCGACGCGAGCAGTGCCGGTGCCTCGCTGGTGCTGCGCGTCAACGGCGACCCCGACCAGGCGCGTCGCGCCCTGATCGAGCGGCTGACACCGGTCGATCCCGCCATGGGACGTATCACGACGGTTCGAACCATGGCTGGATTCGCGGGTAACGTCCTGGCATTGGCTTCATCAGTGGCCGTCGCCCTCGGCGTGTTGGCCCTGGGTCTGACGGTGTCGGGCCTCTACAGCGTGCTCTCGTATGTCGTGGCACGACGGACGCGCGAAATCGGCGTCCGTATGGCCCTGGGTGCGACGAAGGGCCGCGTGGCGCGCCTGGTGCTGTCGCAGTCGTTCGGCCCCGTCGGTGTTGGCATTGGTGCGGGAGCCGCTCTTGCGGCTCTGCTGGCCGCGGCGTTGCTTTCGACCTCCGCGTCTGCCGAGATCAACGGCATGGTTCGCGTGTTCGACCCGCTGGCCTACCTCGGCAGTGCGGCCGCGATCGTGGTGGCCTGCGCGATTGCCGCGGCGGTCCCCGCCATTCGCGCGGCCAGGATCGACCCCATGACCACGCTCAAGCAGGAATAG
- a CDS encoding FkbM family methyltransferase, with the protein MDLHAFGRDLAAYVRSAWPLSQKLKAPALLLRHRWHRYWRSASKKESTLTIREPQRFLTLSMRMDTDDFFAFQEVFVYRYYDAPLGEPATILDLGANCGFATLLFAARFPGARIAAVEPHPANVLALRKNLELNRVEATMIPGAAASEDGPCQLVVSTSLTHTLMSPGCEGDSRTITVDGWSVPTLMARLRWDRIDLLKIDIEGYERTLFADRPVWLTRVNRIIGEVHSGYGLKLLIRDLAPFGFTVAALDHPRMFLADRSRVR; encoded by the coding sequence TTGGATCTGCACGCGTTCGGGCGAGACTTGGCGGCCTACGTCCGCAGTGCGTGGCCGCTCTCTCAGAAACTCAAGGCGCCAGCCTTGTTGCTGCGGCATCGGTGGCACCGGTATTGGAGATCCGCGAGCAAAAAGGAGTCGACGCTCACCATTCGTGAGCCGCAGCGGTTCCTGACCCTCTCCATGCGGATGGACACCGACGACTTCTTCGCCTTCCAGGAGGTCTTCGTCTACCGCTACTACGATGCGCCGTTGGGGGAGCCCGCCACGATTCTTGACCTTGGCGCGAACTGCGGATTCGCTACTCTGCTGTTCGCCGCCCGCTTCCCCGGCGCCCGCATTGCGGCGGTCGAACCGCACCCCGCGAACGTGTTGGCGTTGCGGAAGAACCTCGAACTGAATCGCGTGGAGGCGACGATGATCCCGGGCGCGGCCGCGTCCGAAGATGGGCCGTGCCAGCTCGTTGTCTCGACGAGCCTGACCCACACACTGATGTCACCAGGGTGCGAAGGCGATTCCCGCACGATCACGGTGGACGGCTGGAGCGTTCCCACGCTCATGGCCCGGCTGCGGTGGGATCGAATCGACCTGCTGAAGATCGACATCGAGGGGTACGAGCGCACCCTGTTCGCTGATCGGCCGGTCTGGCTGACCCGGGTGAACCGCATCATCGGCGAAGTCCACTCGGGTTATGGGCTGAAGTTGCTCATCCGCGACTTGGCTCCGTTCGGGTTCACCGTTGCCGCCCTCGATCACCCGAGAATGTTCCTCGCTGACCGCTCCAGGGTCCGATAG
- a CDS encoding glycosyltransferase family 9 protein: MPWLVSPAGVEAWTRLVPALRRRLNEAPLNDLTQVRRLGVLRPDGMGDIVLTTGLLHQLRIQLPQARITLICQSEWAEWMRTCPWVDDVVAVEVTSSGRFRAPRRLWALLSFVRRIWPLRLEVLLQPGTLFEYVPSRTLAWFTGAPVRVCWEDAGAGVDTGALLHTRTLDLPNEWHETEKCFRLLDVMGLRTDGKRLEAWWTSDDGARADEWARTARRGRRRLIALGLAASEERKRWPAKRYLELVRRVRTSHDAAFLVLGGPDVGAACRWLAAQAPDDVTYLGDRLPLGTVWAAIAKCDLFVGNDTGFMHMAAAAGIPVVAVIGLPPSAPPGSPRAPSSTGPLGDRATARVIQPPPDTPADAGLDAALVPIDPVVGAALELLGGAS; the protein is encoded by the coding sequence GTGCCGTGGCTCGTTTCTCCCGCCGGCGTCGAGGCGTGGACCCGGCTCGTGCCCGCCCTGCGTCGCCGCCTCAACGAGGCGCCGCTGAACGATCTGACTCAGGTGCGGCGTCTGGGAGTGCTCCGGCCGGATGGCATGGGCGACATCGTGCTGACCACCGGCCTGCTGCATCAACTGCGCATCCAGTTGCCGCAGGCGCGCATCACCCTGATCTGTCAATCGGAGTGGGCCGAGTGGATGCGCACCTGTCCGTGGGTGGATGACGTGGTGGCTGTCGAGGTGACATCGTCCGGGCGCTTCCGCGCGCCGAGGCGCCTGTGGGCCCTGCTCAGTTTCGTGAGGCGCATCTGGCCGCTGAGACTTGAAGTGCTGCTGCAACCCGGCACCCTGTTCGAGTACGTCCCCTCGCGCACCCTGGCCTGGTTCACAGGCGCACCGGTGCGGGTGTGCTGGGAGGACGCCGGCGCGGGCGTGGACACCGGCGCCTTGCTCCACACGCGGACCCTGGATCTTCCAAACGAGTGGCACGAGACCGAGAAGTGTTTCCGGCTGCTCGATGTCATGGGGCTGAGAACGGACGGGAAGCGGCTTGAGGCCTGGTGGACGAGCGACGATGGCGCTCGAGCAGACGAGTGGGCGCGGACGGCCCGCAGGGGGCGGAGGCGACTCATCGCGCTGGGCCTTGCCGCAAGCGAGGAGCGCAAACGTTGGCCTGCCAAACGTTACCTGGAACTCGTGCGCCGTGTGCGAACGAGCCACGATGCCGCATTTCTTGTGCTGGGAGGGCCCGATGTCGGCGCGGCCTGCCGGTGGCTGGCCGCTCAGGCGCCCGACGATGTCACGTACCTTGGCGACCGCCTCCCCCTTGGGACCGTCTGGGCCGCCATCGCGAAGTGCGACCTGTTCGTGGGAAACGACACCGGGTTCATGCACATGGCCGCCGCCGCGGGAATCCCCGTGGTCGCGGTGATCGGACTCCCCCCTTCGGCCCCGCCCGGTTCACCGCGTGCGCCATCGAGCACCGGTCCGTTGGGAGATCGCGCGACGGCCAGGGTCATCCAGCCTCCTCCCGACACTCCGGCAGACGCGGGGCTCGACGCTGCGCTCGTACCGATCGACCCGGTTGTCGGGGCGGCGCTGGAGCTGCTGGGAGGCGCCTCGTGA
- a CDS encoding GMC family oxidoreductase, whose translation MIVDGRGIPNESIQRADICVIGAGPAGLFLADRLARLGGFTVAVLESGDLAFDATSQELAQGQVEGQSYFPLHETRIRCFGGASWSWGGFLGTLDPIDYEVRSWIPDSGWPLSDGDLTRYVDEALELCGFPRRSASAANADTDTNTSSMVTAVPLHCRGPLRFGREFARAFRDSERISVYLRSTVCELIAHESGAAVSGVRVVSREGVGWTLSARVYVLASGGIENPRLLLASNRVHSKGLGNSRDLVGRYFMEHPRITDRVSLPPGARALAELPPPAAEGIDFTRLGLTAAAQRQERLLNSCANVSFGFVGQDGPQWESVRRLVLSLRAPWNESPYLQFAGGGPSGVRGRDLMTALGHPVKSMLALAGGAVRPRVLRRYVAIESAFEQPPTPGNRVVLDARRDRLGMPLPRLQWTLGESIRQTYERGLPLYLHHLERWIPGLSRQPIVRGAWPGEVLGTWHHMGTTRMHPDPAKGVVDANCRVHDLANVYVAGSSVFPTGGAAAPTLTIIALALRLAEHLAAAP comes from the coding sequence GTGATCGTCGACGGACGCGGCATCCCCAACGAGTCCATTCAGCGCGCCGACATCTGTGTGATCGGGGCGGGACCTGCCGGGCTCTTTCTGGCGGATCGGCTCGCCCGCCTTGGAGGCTTCACAGTTGCGGTTCTCGAGAGCGGGGATCTGGCGTTTGATGCGACTTCTCAGGAGCTCGCGCAGGGCCAGGTCGAGGGCCAGTCTTACTTCCCGTTGCACGAGACGCGCATTCGCTGTTTTGGCGGAGCCTCCTGGTCGTGGGGCGGCTTCCTGGGGACGCTCGATCCGATCGACTACGAAGTGCGGTCCTGGATCCCCGACTCGGGCTGGCCCCTCTCGGATGGGGATCTGACCAGATACGTGGACGAGGCGCTCGAGTTGTGCGGATTCCCACGCCGCTCGGCGTCCGCCGCCAACGCCGACACCGACACGAACACCTCGAGCATGGTGACGGCTGTCCCGCTTCATTGCCGCGGGCCCCTCAGGTTCGGCAGGGAATTCGCCCGCGCCTTTCGGGACTCGGAACGGATCTCCGTCTACCTCCGGTCCACAGTCTGCGAGCTGATCGCTCACGAGTCAGGGGCTGCGGTGTCCGGCGTCCGGGTGGTCTCGCGCGAAGGAGTGGGGTGGACGCTCTCGGCCCGGGTGTACGTGCTCGCCTCCGGAGGCATCGAGAATCCCCGCCTCCTGCTCGCGTCGAACCGCGTCCATTCGAAGGGCCTTGGCAACTCGCGCGATCTCGTGGGGCGGTACTTCATGGAGCATCCCCGGATCACGGATCGCGTGTCTCTGCCCCCGGGGGCTCGCGCTCTTGCCGAGTTGCCGCCGCCGGCCGCCGAGGGGATCGACTTCACCCGACTGGGCCTCACGGCTGCGGCTCAGCGCCAGGAGAGGCTCTTGAACTCCTGCGCGAACGTGTCGTTCGGGTTCGTGGGCCAGGACGGGCCGCAGTGGGAGTCGGTGCGGCGCCTGGTCCTCTCGCTGCGCGCTCCCTGGAATGAGAGCCCCTACCTCCAGTTCGCGGGGGGCGGGCCATCGGGCGTTCGCGGTCGCGACCTGATGACTGCGCTCGGGCATCCAGTGAAGTCGATGCTGGCGCTTGCCGGCGGCGCCGTACGGCCGCGGGTGCTGCGCCGATATGTGGCGATTGAGAGCGCGTTCGAGCAACCCCCGACGCCGGGAAATCGAGTGGTCCTCGATGCGCGACGGGACCGCCTCGGCATGCCGCTGCCCCGCCTGCAGTGGACGCTTGGTGAGTCGATTCGCCAGACGTACGAGCGGGGCCTTCCGTTGTACCTTCACCATCTCGAACGGTGGATTCCGGGCTTGAGCAGGCAGCCGATCGTGAGGGGCGCGTGGCCAGGAGAGGTGCTTGGCACCTGGCATCACATGGGGACGACCCGAATGCATCCGGACCCCGCGAAAGGAGTCGTCGACGCGAATTGCCGGGTCCATGACCTCGCCAACGTCTACGTCGCGGGCAGTTCGGTCTTCCCCACCGGGGGGGCGGCGGCTCCCACACTCACCATCATCGCGTTGGCGCTGAGACTGGCCGAGCACCTGGCGGCGGCGCCCTAG
- a CDS encoding glycosyltransferase family 8 protein, which translates to MPDRRQRDLTPVAGMDREIAILMAADEAYAPPLAVCVASLLEHLAADCTVDLYLIGPGLTASTQSRLEAWWRDRVRVRALAPPPERLAALRELAGGQSLPAHLRALLGSTLPSEVSKVIYLDADILVRRDVRELWQQDMQGNILLAAQDSYVHQLPGHCVPPRLAKHEDRPYFNSGVMVIDVDAWRLAGIEEAYLEAVRRVGTHSRWADQDALNACLVDRWGVLPPVWNRQFALCLYPDWRCTPHREEEFLRARSEPAIVHFCSRTKPWHRFCDHSDEDVRRFRSWLQRVPLEVGRADPPTLLERTIERLSAPHRRLLDTIAAALKSRQRRHAVAVMLPGILGQAAAHPWTLVSVPVSGLTSWVSRWAARR; encoded by the coding sequence ATGCCCGATCGCCGTCAGCGAGACCTTACCCCCGTGGCCGGTATGGACCGTGAAATCGCGATCCTCATGGCCGCAGACGAGGCCTACGCCCCACCCCTGGCGGTTTGCGTCGCTTCGTTGCTTGAACACCTGGCCGCCGACTGCACCGTCGATCTTTATCTGATCGGACCGGGATTAACCGCGTCCACCCAGTCTCGCCTCGAGGCGTGGTGGCGTGATCGCGTCAGGGTCAGGGCGCTCGCGCCGCCCCCGGAGCGGCTCGCGGCGCTTCGCGAACTCGCAGGCGGCCAGAGCCTGCCCGCCCACCTTCGGGCCCTTCTGGGATCGACGCTGCCCAGCGAAGTCTCGAAGGTGATCTACCTCGACGCCGACATCCTGGTGCGGCGGGACGTTCGCGAACTCTGGCAGCAGGATATGCAAGGGAACATCCTGCTCGCGGCGCAGGACAGCTACGTCCATCAACTCCCCGGCCACTGCGTGCCGCCACGCCTGGCGAAACACGAAGATCGACCGTATTTTAATTCTGGCGTCATGGTGATCGATGTCGACGCGTGGAGATTGGCGGGAATTGAAGAGGCCTACCTGGAAGCGGTGCGGAGGGTCGGAACGCACTCGCGATGGGCGGATCAGGATGCACTGAACGCCTGCCTCGTGGACCGGTGGGGAGTACTGCCGCCCGTGTGGAACCGTCAGTTCGCCCTCTGCCTGTACCCGGACTGGCGCTGCACTCCGCACCGCGAGGAGGAGTTTCTTCGGGCTCGATCAGAACCGGCCATCGTCCACTTCTGTTCGCGGACCAAGCCCTGGCACCGTTTCTGCGATCATTCGGATGAAGACGTGCGCCGCTTTCGATCATGGCTGCAACGTGTGCCGCTGGAGGTCGGCCGGGCGGATCCGCCGACGCTCCTGGAGAGGACGATCGAGCGCCTGTCGGCGCCCCATCGACGCCTGCTCGACACGATCGCCGCCGCCCTCAAGTCGCGACAACGCAGACACGCGGTGGCGGTGATGCTCCCAGGCATTCTCGGGCAGGCCGCGGCGCACCCGTGGACGCTAGTCTCGGTCCCAGTCTCAGGCCTGACCAGTTGGGTCTCGCGGTGGGCGGCGCGCCGCTGA
- a CDS encoding low temperature requirement protein A encodes MIARSPHEPHRVATPLELFFDLVFVVAIAQAAAGLHHAIGDAHALDGLVGYLMVFFAIWWAWMNFTWFASAYDSDDTPYRVLVFVQITGALIMAAGVPDMFEHQAPNVATLGGYVVMRLALVTQWLRAAAADAERRTTALRYAGGVAVAQVAWVAAGVAAVWSGPVFLMLVALELAVPAWAERAGATTWHPHHIAERYGLLVVIVLGESILASTLAVQAALKSGETVLALTPIISGALLISFSMWWVYFDRPAHGLLTSLRKALTWGYGHYLIFAAVAAVGAGIAVSVDQVTGHGQVSARAAGYAVAIPVALYLVCLWALHSRSDNPRTGALGPITAVLVMAAPLTSQPVLVVGLLLVAMLTVNLSGLPRRTWKRTGSAARRPPRDPTGQA; translated from the coding sequence ATGATCGCCCGCAGCCCGCATGAGCCTCACCGCGTAGCCACGCCGCTTGAACTCTTCTTTGACCTGGTCTTTGTTGTCGCGATAGCGCAGGCGGCCGCGGGGTTGCACCATGCCATCGGCGACGCGCACGCCCTGGACGGACTCGTCGGCTACCTGATGGTGTTTTTCGCGATCTGGTGGGCGTGGATGAATTTCACCTGGTTCGCCTCCGCGTACGATAGTGACGACACACCGTATCGCGTGTTGGTCTTTGTGCAGATCACGGGTGCCCTCATCATGGCGGCCGGAGTGCCCGACATGTTTGAACATCAGGCCCCGAACGTTGCCACGCTTGGCGGATACGTCGTGATGCGCCTGGCTCTGGTGACCCAGTGGCTCCGCGCAGCAGCGGCCGACGCCGAGCGGCGCACCACGGCACTTCGATATGCCGGTGGCGTCGCAGTGGCGCAGGTCGCCTGGGTCGCTGCAGGTGTGGCCGCGGTGTGGTCGGGGCCCGTGTTCCTGATGCTGGTGGCGCTCGAACTGGCGGTGCCCGCGTGGGCCGAACGGGCGGGCGCCACGACGTGGCACCCCCACCACATCGCCGAGCGGTATGGCCTGCTCGTGGTCATTGTGCTTGGTGAATCGATTCTGGCATCAACCCTTGCGGTCCAGGCTGCGCTCAAGTCAGGTGAAACCGTCCTTGCGCTGACGCCCATCATCAGCGGCGCGCTGCTTATCTCGTTTTCGATGTGGTGGGTGTACTTCGATCGGCCCGCCCATGGCCTGCTCACGTCACTGCGCAAAGCACTGACGTGGGGATACGGGCACTACCTGATCTTTGCGGCGGTCGCCGCCGTCGGCGCGGGCATCGCGGTTTCGGTGGATCAGGTCACCGGCCACGGGCAGGTGTCCGCACGAGCCGCCGGGTATGCCGTCGCCATACCGGTCGCGCTGTATCTGGTCTGCCTCTGGGCCCTGCACTCCCGCTCCGACAATCCGCGCACAGGCGCGCTCGGCCCAATCACTGCCGTGTTGGTGATGGCGGCTCCGTTGACGAGCCAGCCCGTACTCGTGGTCGGCCTCCTGCTGGTGGCCATGCTCACGGTGAATCTATCGGGACTTCCGCGCCGGACGTGGAAGCGGACCGGGTCAGCGGCGCGCCGCCCACCGCGAGACCCAACTGGTCAGGCCTGA
- a CDS encoding GNAT family N-acetyltransferase, translating to MRIHFAFDERRFMSPGEHPEHGYAQFLDAQLADPAMLVLVAERAPTEILGYVYAGVEPQSFKELRERAGYIHDLLVTDEARGGGVGPRLLEAAVAWLGEQGVPRVLLWTAAPNDKARKLFAAHGFSPTMVEMTRELSSNESQARASDSARIRR from the coding sequence ATGCGCATCCACTTCGCGTTTGACGAGCGGAGGTTCATGTCGCCAGGTGAACATCCGGAGCACGGCTACGCGCAGTTCCTCGACGCGCAACTGGCCGACCCAGCGATGCTTGTGCTTGTGGCCGAACGTGCACCAACCGAAATTCTCGGATACGTCTACGCCGGCGTCGAACCGCAGTCCTTCAAGGAACTGCGCGAGCGCGCTGGTTACATTCACGATCTGCTGGTGACAGACGAGGCGCGCGGTGGCGGGGTGGGACCGCGTCTGTTGGAAGCGGCCGTCGCCTGGCTGGGCGAACAAGGCGTCCCTCGCGTGCTGTTGTGGACCGCCGCGCCCAACGACAAGGCGCGCAAGCTCTTCGCCGCCCACGGCTTCAGTCCGACGATGGTCGAGATGACGCGCGAGTTATCGTCGAACGAGTCCCAGGCGAGGGCAAGCGATTCGGCGCGAATACGCCGCTGA